The DNA region taccatgtcctggcgaaGGGGGGCACAGCACTAGCAGGCGGGGGAGGCAGAGcaagatgagttcatgttggcactatttcctgaggaggctggtcctgccccaccaccacctcgagcaccacacccagctccccgcactctagctgatcgagtttccggactagagagggctatgtcgagtctccagaacgagagctccgagtttcatcaggccatgcggcgagaggtctccgatcttcgacgagaggtccgacaggaggtctccgacttacgacgagacatACGGCAGGAGCTCTCTGACCTGCGctgagatctacgagaggacgattgggctcgtcacactgagctcctgacactactccggtcgctgggttccggaccacctccctcatcatctcagtagctctgactgtagctctattatgactctagtacagcatatagcagctctattatgactcttttatctatgtcgactttttacttcagacttgattgattataccttaatctaatagatcagtcttttaatcacattttttaaattctaggcaaaactttgatttttcaaaatcactactttactagactttcaaaagttggatttagcctaggatttcccctagaaatcatgttcccccaggactcagccagagcatctcacaaacacctaggtatatcttgattgtgtttgtaaaacatagaacggagtgagatgcatagggtacaacctggactcaagaatgcttatcttggtgcatcaatatgagtctgggcgttaaatacgtgattaaaagtaatcaaatcaagtcttccatcCTTAGTCAACTCTAACTGGAtcatttgacttgacttgactaaccaagtgaacactgttaccctctaggcaatcagcaagtagctaaacggttagacagttagtgaaggaaataataagtttaaccatgtctgtacttaagggatctgatatttgatcaaaacaaatcttgactcatgcttggactttagggctctgatacctcactaTAACAAAATGGCAAGCTATCAAACATTCAagttaaaactttcaaaaactttaggttatgcttatttttcaaaaactttctccaaatttaaaactttcaagtgtcctctattttgaaaattttttttggaatttttgttagaaaattatttaagctgaaactttttcgaaaattcgttaaaaattttaagttagaaaatctcTTTAAGCTAATGccaattaacttctttaagttaaaaatgtttcttggaaattttctttaaaaacctgaatatgTTTTTccggaaaatttctgaagttgaaattttctcaattgataaaattttgaaaaatgttgccGTGCTCCTTGCCTAATGTTctctgctaaattctgtcttgaaaagttaagtttttcaaaactagctcatttttgatatatggcaaagggggagagtagagaaattcaaagaaagagtagaaaaattcaaattcaaagaaagagtagagaaattcaaattcaaagaaagagtagagaaactcaaagaaaaaattttaaagggagcttgtattaagggggagctatgtttattagtaaaaaattcaataacttatattaagggggagctatgtttatgcttatcttgctatcactCTTATCTTGTTTcctgtgcttatacataactgcatattttttcttaacattgaatttcggttgccattatcaaaaagggggagattgttggtgcgggaagcatccgatgatcgaaccttagttttgataatggcaaaggattcaaagttaagttagtgtgtgatctaacatgtttgaatgagtgttttaggaaagtcctagttgcggttaggcaagtaaaaaaccctaaggggaagtaaccttaggtcctagggggcggtaaccctagatggaggaaaaccctaaggggcggtaaccttaggtcctagggggcggtaaccctaggtagagaaaaaccctagggggcggtaaccctaggtcctagggggtggtaaccctaggcgaaaagtccagtcggtctggaggaccggactggcatcaggtaaatctcctgagtggagtaggtgaggacgcgttccccgtagagggaacagtaggcgtcgggtcgacctatggtctccggttggaaatccgaagtcagactcggacagtccgaagactgtcagctctttttcacttatgaattatcagattctaacattgtcttacagggtatgcaattgctcgaactaaccttgttttgcaggagaagcggctcctggaaaaaggaggtccgggcgcccgggaccaacttttatcccctgcgcgacttcaccacgtgaagcaacctagttggctggccacgtcacactccaggcgcccggaaaggtcccaggtgCCCGGAatctcatataaaaagagggttgaggtgcagcttcaacaacaacaatcttctaagcaatctccgtgcgacaagctgctaacgtctcgactcagaagtgctgcaacgacaacccggagcttcagttttagtctttttattgtcggtacaatattctttactgcttaaattgtacttagcttgtaatagctttaACGAataatagttgttgcccatcggaagcgatcaaggatcgcgggccttcgagtagaagtcgtcacaggctccgaacgaagtaaatccttcgtgtccactttatttactttccgctgcattatttctaaacaagcttttacgatttcgaaaaacgaaatagccacgagcgctattccccccccccccccccctctagcgctttcgatccatcatcatattctcttattattaccccgttttttatgtgatcaaagagagagagagaagtataagtttaggaggagagaatttttttttaaattaaaaatatttttgaaaaattctggttaactcttaattaagtagttgcaattttatttattgcaaacttatGATTAACatcttagtttagtaattttatttaaaaattactactagtctattttaccctaacttgaacttgggttgatgcacatcaaaaagggggagattgttggatccctGTGGATGTTTTGAtgcaaccaagttggttaggtcctgctttgtgtttgatccctgtgtctaagtatgcaggaacttaggagtgcaggaagtcgagcggaagacgcagctagcgagaaggatgacacgggaagggagccgacgggctcggtgcgtccgaaggacgaaagagctgcggaagagtacaccggtgggcgagaagaacgtgcgcggcgttcgagggatgttaagtcgcggaggaagactgctcgaggataaggccgaaaattgagtttgggtgagctctatttcggttggccgcaatcacccaaacaaacagagcctcggaagtcaaagcaaagaagaaacggAGCTGAgaagactgctcaaggcgccttcaaccaatgttgaaggcgcctcaagttGAGGCACCTCGAGCCTCAGTCTGAGGCGCCTTAAGcactgaggcgcctcagacttgctttgaggcgccttcagcctggtcAAATTTGACCGTTCGCAatagatagagttctatccgctacaccgagttggaggcaccttgaaacttgttggaggcgccttggaccatcggGATAGAGTTCCCAAAGGTTAtttaaaggcccttggagctaggaattgaaatacaactcaagcaatcaactgtatagtctttcctagcaataattctaagcttccaaagtgtaaaaggtttctccaccttcagagaaggagattcttcagtGCGTTTTTTCTTactgctttggattaacaaccttcttagttgtaaccaagtaaatagctgagtctcttttcgtttctgttaatttatttattattatttactattgcttttattttgaaaactccgaTGAggatatactttatttttttttagacaatttatccccctcttgccggcctctgctGTACCAACAAAAACGACATCTTACATgtaaagaaagagaagagaattGTATACGGAGGattaaaaattaagattttgatcaCATatggtgtatatatatatatattcatcatTTTTCCCTTACAATAATTAagactattaaaataaaaaaatatcattaattttatcaaatcaaaaacaaattaaatgtaaaaaaagagaaaaatatatgTTCAgatacaaataaaatagaattcagtttttgaaaaatcaaaaatttATGTGGGCCTTGCGACAAATATGCAAAGCGTTATATGGCTATTTGGTTTTAGTTAAACTCCAACTTGAAAGTACCCATTCTCACAGCAGCCGTAGGGTAGGCCCGTAGTTTTCATTTGATTTGTCCAAGATAGAGGCCGAAGTCAAACTACGGGCAAACAATGGGCCGGCGAGGGAAGAGGAAGGTGAATCGTAGAACCCAACCGGCGCCGCTCCATCCGCTACTGTCGGCGTCCATGGCAACCAAGAAGAGAAAGGTCGACCAAGAGGACGAGATCCTCCTGCCTCCCGATGCCAACTCCCAGGCCCACCACCATCCCGTCGTGTACACACCCGTTCCTCCCTCCGACGACGAACATGGCGGCGAGGAGGAAGATGACGTCTCCAAGCTCCTGGAGTTGCTCTCTAGAGAACATCTCGTCTCCCTGCTTGTCACCGCTGCCGCCTCCGACCCCACCACCCTCTCCGAGATCCGCCGCGTCGCGGACCTCGATCCCGCCCACCGCAAGATCTTCGTCCACGGCCTCGGATGGGAGACCACTAAGGAAGGTCTCCACGCCGCTTTCTCTGGCTATGGAGACATTGATGACTGCCGCGTTATCTTTGATAAGGCCAACGGCCGAGTCAAGGGGTATGGCTTCGTCCTCTTCCGTCACCGCAGCTCTGCCTGTCGTGCCCTCCGCCGCAGCCAAAAACTGATAGACGACCGCATGATCTCCTGTCAGCTAGCCACTGCCGGACTCTCTGCTCATCCCGCCCACCACAACAACCCTGGCCCCAGCGCTGGTCATCAGGACAACCTATCTAGGAAGATCTACGTGGGGAACGTTCATCCAGGTATTAACGGTGCGCACCTCCTCAGCTTCTTTTCCCAGTACGGCGAGATTGAGGAGGGTCCGATCGGTTTCGATCGACGCACTGGAAAGCCGAAAGGTTTTGCTCTCTTTGTCTACAAGACAGCGGAGGGTGCCATGAGGGCTCTCGAAGAGCCAAGAAAAGATTTTGAGGGCCACCTACTACATTGCGAACGGGCCTTCGATAACAAGAATAAGGCGGCATCCAACCAGAATGCCGCGGCTTCACCAAATATGGCTCCAAGCACAGGAGTTCTGAATGTATCTGGTTATGCAAGCACCCCAACAGATATGGCGTTACAACAAGCTGCGATCATGGGGCAAGGCCTTCTTAGCATAGGTGGCGCACAAGCCTTTGGCCAGGGGATTCAGTCAAATCCTTCGATGCTTGCGCTACTTGCAGAAGCTGGGCAAAATCCGGCTGCTTTTGGGGTCACACCTGCCATGCTAGCTACCTTGAACCCTGCTTTTGTAGCTGCATTTGGTGCATCTGGTAACCAGCTATCTGTACCTTCTGCAGTTGTTCCTCAGGTGAAACAGGTTCTAAACTATGGGATGGGAAGTACTCCATATCAAGGACCTCCAGGATTTCAACTATCTACAGGATTTCAAGGGGCTACTGGTTTCCAAAGTTCACCAAGTCTCCAAGGCCCATCAGATTTTCAGGGGATTCAAGAAGTTGCTCAACGAGGTGGAAGTAGCAGTTCTTACCTGGGAGTTCCAATGTCAAGAACAACGACTGGGCCTATGGCCTGATATGGTCAAATTTAGGTATATAAACATAACACATGCAATGGACTTATAATGATTATATTCTTGGTCTAAGACTGATTTTTACTGTTTCCTTAatttttatctctttttttttgtctAATTGTTGTTTTCTGTCTTCTAATTTAGTAGTGTGATTGCGGTTATTCATGTTCTTTAAAGAACATATGGGTTTTCAttgtctgttggtgctgaatacCAAGAAAGTCTTCCAATGCATCAATTATTTGAATTGTGGAACTTCTTTTGGTTTATCGTTGTTATAATGTATGGATTTTGGATTGCTTTTGTTATCTCTCCTTTGTTTGGACAATGGTCCGGCGTTTGTAATCTTGATGGCGTTTGGAATTGATTTTGAATAGAACTTACAAATTTCGCTAAGATGTAATGGCTATAGATATGTTATCtttgctgatttttttttaatcatacttTGAAATTTATTGTCTTGGGCATCATGTTTTTGCAGCTTAATTGATGGCTTATAGATAGAACTCCTTTTGAACCATACTAAAAATTTTCTTGATTTTATCTGTGCGGTTAACTTGATTTGATTGATCTTTCCTTTTAATCTTCTAGATTATAAATTTCTTTAGATGGGTATTTGGAACTTTTTTCTGATTTATAATCAAACTTACAACACTATGCGTTCCTTGCTGGTATTTAAATTTCCAAAAATCACTTGATAAAAAATGCAACATATCCACATTGGATTTTTGACCACGTTCATTGACAGGTTGCTGCTGAGGGTATGGTTGGTGCACAACATCCTTTCCCAACATTATGCAAGGTAGATCTCTTGGATAATTGGTTCTAttgtcatatttttttaattctctTCAGCTTGATGCATCTCCATATTGTTTGTTGCAGTTGGCTATTACtcttattttatgtcttttaaCATTTGAGTCAACTTTCATAATAGAATGACAATTAAGTTGTCTGCTGTTAACTTATGCTATTAATTTCGTTAGCGTTCCTTAGTAGCTAAACAGGCTTTTTTTATTCGTTGATGATAGAGTTACATTATTTGTTAAATGTTTTATTATTGCTGCATATTTGCATAAAAGAGAAGTGCGAAATGAAATGAcaggttttattcttttaaataTAATTGAAATGCCATGGAATGATAAGAAAAACCCAGATACCCTGATTATTAGTTCTATTTTAGGCCTTGTTAGATGGTGCAAAAGGTGCATGGCTCCTGTCAAGTTAGTTTCAGTGTTTTGCTAGTTGTAATCTTCTCAAATAGTTGAAAGCTTACTAGTTGATGTATGCAAATTTTGTTATCATGTGCAATGCTAGATCAGAATGAGGTTAGATTAAACTTTTTTTTCTGTTTCTGTTTTCTCACGTTTAATTTGTTTCATAGGTTGTATTAATTAATGCGCCTAGGTGGTTCCCTACAACATTTTTGTACTTAAGCTTTTGGTTATCTTTCACCTTTGAATTTGTGTAGACTCGAAGACAGTATGTCTATTATATTATacactttcttctttttttttcccttttctttcttcttgcatgcgaaggggagccttggcgcaatggtaaaattgttgctatatgaccaaaaggtcacggttCGAATCCTataaacagcctcttgcaaaaagtagggtaaggctgTGTACAATAGATCAACTTTGTGCACCGggctgttgtttttttttttcttcttgcatgCGTACTGCTTGTTCCTACCACCTGCCTTTTGTCCCATTCTTGTGAAATTTTTTGACCCCACTCTACTCGCTCTTCCGATTTTCTATTGTGAAGACCCCAATTGTGACCTTGCCTGCTTTTGGTTCCTCACTGAAGCCATGATTGCCCCACAGCCTTTTCCCCCCTTCTAGCAAAGGCACAAACAGACATGCCCTCCTTTCCTTCACTTCTGTGAAACCAAGACACTAGTAGCACAATCCTGAATCTCCCTTGCAAGGACTTCTCGCAATAGTCTGGAACGTGACCATGCCTGTTTTGAACCTCATGACTTTGTCTTTGCTTGGTCATCAGTGACTTCTCTCTCTATGTGATGCTTCTTCCTATAACTTTGTCCATCTCGGCGTCAAGCTCTATAAGCTCATGCTCAATGATGCAACCTTAAAACCTAGTAGCCCTTGTTCTGAGCTTCTACTGACAAAATGCTCATCTCTCCATTGACCCTTTGAGTTGAGACTTTCTCCATCTATGTCCAGCGAATGGCTAGGAACTTGGCCGTCATTATTGCAAACCAACAGATGCATTAATTGAAGACCTCCTTGTGAATGCCTTCATCGTGAAACTTTCCTCCCCTTGAGTTGTCTTTCACGTTCCTGCTAGTTGTGTCAGTGAACTTAGGTTGCAATGCTTATCTCCCTCAGTTGTCATCCTAACATTTTTAAAAAGATCTCAGCGTTTGTAGGTTTTCTTTCTCGGTGTTTGCCATTGCAATCACCGGAAGCTAATGCCGTTAGCAtttccata from Zingiber officinale cultivar Zhangliang chromosome 4B, Zo_v1.1, whole genome shotgun sequence includes:
- the LOC121974766 gene encoding UBP1-associated protein 2B-like → MGRRGKRKVNRRTQPAPLHPLLSASMATKKRKVDQEDEILLPPDANSQAHHHPVVYTPVPPSDDEHGGEEEDDVSKLLELLSREHLVSLLVTAAASDPTTLSEIRRVADLDPAHRKIFVHGLGWETTKEGLHAAFSGYGDIDDCRVIFDKANGRVKGYGFVLFRHRSSACRALRRSQKLIDDRMISCQLATAGLSAHPAHHNNPGPSAGHQDNLSRKIYVGNVHPGINGAHLLSFFSQYGEIEEGPIGFDRRTGKPKGFALFVYKTAEGAMRALEEPRKDFEGHLLHCERAFDNKNKAASNQNAAASPNMAPSTGVLNVSGYASTPTDMALQQAAIMGQGLLSIGGAQAFGQGIQSNPSMLALLAEAGQNPAAFGVTPAMLATLNPAFVAAFGASGNQLSVPSAVVPQVKQVLNYGMGSTPYQGPPGFQLSTGFQGATGFQSSPSLQGPSDFQGIQEVAQRGGSSSSYLGVPMSRTTTGPMA